A window of Desulfuromonas soudanensis genomic DNA:
TTGAAGAGAGGGGAATCCGTTTTGCCTTTACAAAAATATTCCGCAAGCATAGATTAAAAAAAATCTTTGGGCGGGGACCATGGGACATTCAATTCTGATCATCGACGATTCGGCCCTGGTGCGCCAGCAGATCCTGACGACCCTGCGAAAAACGACGCTCTTCGAGACGTACCACGAAGCGGCCGACGGCATGGAAGGGTTCAAGGCGGCGTTGAACCAGGCCTTCGACGTCATCGTTTGCGACCTGGAAATGCCGGGGATGGACGGCTTCAAGTTTCTCGCCATGCGCAACGCCCGGGGTGAACTCAAGGATGTCCCGGTCATCATGCTCACCGGACGGGAAGACCTCGAAACCAAAATCCGCGGCCTCGATCAGGGGGCCAGCGACTACGTCACCAAACCCTTCGACCCGGCGGAACTGATGGCCCGGGTCAGGGTCCAGCTCAAGATCAAAACCCTCCAGGACGCACTGAAAAAGAGCAACCAGCTCCTTCTGCAGCTCTCCAACACCGATCCGCTGACCAGCCTGCACAATCGGCGTTACCTGATGGACACCCTCGACAGGGAAGTCGAACGCAGCTGCCGCACTGATATCCACCTGTCGCTGGTGATGGTCGATATCGACCACTTCAAAAGGGTCAACGACACCTACGGGCACCAGGTCGGCGACGCCGTGCTGGTCGCCGTCGCCGCCCTCCTCCAGGGACAGTTGCGCCCCTACGACACGGCAGCCCGCTTCGGCGGCGAAGAGTTCGTCCTGGTCCTCCCGTCGACGGAACTGGCGGCGGCCGGCGCCGTCGCCGAACGGCTGCGGAAACTGACCGCCAATCTCTCTTTTGCCAGGGAGGGAGCCCCGGATCTCGTGTTGACCATCAGCGCCGGAGTCGCCGTCGTCTCGCCAGGCTCCTCCGTCCATGCTGACGATCTGATCCGCCAGGCCGATACCGCTCTCTACCGAGCCAAACAAGACGGACGCAACCGCGTCGTCCTGGCTTCCCCCTGAAGTCCGTCACGGTTCCTACCGTGAAATCACGATGTCGTCATAACAGGCCCGCGCCGACTCGCCGGTGTTGTCCGTGTCGGTCATGATGGCAATCGCCCCCACGGCTGGCGGTTCCTCCCCGAAGATGGTCCGGTAATCCTCCAGCACGCTGCGCCGCTCATCAACCCAGGCGCCGGTTCTCTCCGCGCCGCTTTCCACCGCAACCATGACGGCATTGGAGAAAAAGGGGTTGGGAATATGGCTGCCGCGGGGCAGGCGGTTGGCCCAGATGTAGTTGATGCTGCGGGTCTTCGGGGGAAACCAGTGGGGGAAAACCACATAGACCCGGGCCGCGTAGTCGTCTCCCCCCTTCGTCCTGGCATCGCCGCGAGCCAGTACGTTGTCCACCTTCCAGCGCCACTGCAAAACCGGAAAGTCCTGGAGGGAATACTTCATCTCCCGGACCAGACCCGAGGCGCTTGCCGTGCTCCGGGCCTGGAGGCAGTGGCCGTTTCCTTCGGCCACGACGCGATATTCGGTCTCGCCGCGGAATTCCTTCACCTTCCAGTCCGAATTCAATCCGGCCTCAAAATCGTCGATGAGAATTACCCGGTCTCCCGCCGTAACAGGAACGCACCAAAGAAACAGCACCAGCAGCAGCCATCGCACCATCGCCCCCACCTCCCCTTGAGTCATTTGTATGTGCATTTGTCGTAAAAGTCAAAACTGACCACCCTACAAGACACCAAGGAAACTGAGTATTTCAATGGATTTTCTTGGTGCCTTCGTGTCTTGGTGGCTAAAAACCCTGTTTCCAACTTGCTTTCCGATAAAGGGACAACGAAAGCGAATTCGGGAAATCTGTGGGATAAAAGAAAAAGGGCCGGTCCAATGGACCGGCCCTTCTGCCAGAAACAAACAAATACGAGGGATTACTCGGGGCGCATCAGGCGCAATTTCTTGCGCAGACGACGCTGGGCTTCCTTCTCCTTGCGCTTGCGCTTGACGCTCGGTTTTTCGTAAAATTTGCGCTGCTTCATTTCACGAAAGAGACCCTCTTGCTGCAGCTTGCGCTTGAGCACCCGGATGGCTTTTTCGACGTTGTTGTCGATAACCTGGATTTCCACGGACCAATCACCTCGCTTTCTGATCTTTATCTGGCCCCACAGTCGGCGAAGACCCGTGAAACACAAGTGCAGACGATAGTCTATTCCCGGGGCAAATGCAAGGAGAAATACGCGCCGGAAGAATCAGTTGTGCGTGGAGTAAAGAGTCACGTCAATCCCGCCGTTGACCAGTCCGGCCCGTTTTTCAAGAGGGAGGCCGGTGGCCCGGGCCAGACGTTCGTCCGGGCAGAGAATAGCGACCTGCCAGCCGGCGAAGGAGGCGCGACAGACCTGTCCCAACTGGCGATACAGGGGGCGCAGGTCCTCCCCCCGGCCGAGGCGCTCGCCGTAGGGAGGGTTGCACAGCAGAAGGCCCGGCCCGGGGTGCGGCGCCTGTTCGGTCAGCTCCCGCACATCCCAGACGACGGCTTCGCCGACGCCCGCCCGCTCGCCGTTGCGCCGGGCGGCATCGATCGCCCCCACATCCCGGTCGCATCCGGACAGAAAAACGGCCGGGGTCTTCTCTCCCCGCCGGGCCTCGGACCGCAGAGCCTCCCAGAGCCCGGGGCGATAGCCGGGCCAGTTCATAAAAGCAAAATTACGATCCATCCCCGGCGCCCGCCGTCCGGCCAGGAGCGCCCCTTCGATCACCAGGGTTCCGGAGCCGCACATGGGATCGAAAAGAGCTCTGTCGCCCTGCCAGCCCAGCAGCTGCAGGAGTCCGGCTGCGAGGGTTTCGCGGAGAGGGGCGTGGGCCGTCTCGACCCGGTAGCCGCGGCGGTGCAGAAGCTCGCCGGAACTGTCGACGGAAAGAAGGCAGAGGTCATCCTCGAAGCGCGCCAGGATCTGCTGCGTTTCTCCCCCCTCGGCCGGAGCGGAGCGTCCCAGGGCGCTGTCGATTCCCTCGGCGATGGTGGCGGCAATGCGCCCGGTATGCATGAGGCGCGAACGGTGGCAGACGGCCCGGACCGCCACCGGGGTCGCCGGGGAGAGAAATTTTCCCCAGGGGAGGCGGGACGACTTCCGGAACAGATCGGGAAAATCGCTGCATTTCACGGCACCGACCCGGACGACCACGCGACTGGCGCTCCGCAGCCACAGATTGGCCAGATAGAGCTCGCGCAATCCCCCGGCAAACTCCACCCCGCCGCCGACCCCCCGCACCTCGCCTATCCCGAGGGCTTTGAGTTCTGCGGCGCAGACGGTTTCGAGGCCGGGGGCGGTCACGGCGAACAACTGCTCCGATGTTTTTTTCAATCAATCCTCCGAATGGTGCCGCGGCATCCTAGCACAGAGTCCCTCCGGCGGCAATCCGCCTGTCGCCGGCAAATAAATGGTTGGACTGCAAGTCAATTTCTGTATAATGCAACGAGTTTATCTATCTCCGAGGAGGCCCCATGAAATATCGCTGGCTGATTGTCGCCCTGCTGGTTTTGCTCCCCAGCGCGGTCTGCGCCCGCTGGATCAAGGATCAGGTTGTCATGCCCGTCGAAGCGACCGGTCCGGTCGTCTTCAGTCACAACAACCATCTCGAGGCGGTCGGCAAGAATTGCCCCTCCTGCCACAATGCCATTTTCAACATCGTCGTCAAAAAGAACCCCGTCTTTACCATGGCCGACATGGCGCAGGGGAAATCGTGCGGCGCCTGCCATAACGGCACCCGCGCCTTCTCGGTCAAAGATGACTGCTCCCTGTGCCATCCGACCCGGGACATCGTCTTCAAGGTTCCCGACGCCGGCGACGCCACCTTCAGCCACGAGGTCCACACAGGACTCTACGGCTGCGGCGAGTGTCACCCGGGGATATTCAAGCCGGCCCAGGGGAAGAACACCGCCACCATGACCGAGATGGAAGGGGGCCGGTCCTGCGGCGCCTGCCACGACGGCAACACCGCCTTTACCGTCGGGGAGAACTGCGAAACCTGCCACGCAATGTGACAGGACCCGCTCCTTCGCACTAAAAAAGGAGCGGCCCGGCCGCTCCTTTTTTGTCTCCGTAACGACTGACGGCCGATCAGGTGGAACGGAATATGTATGGGAGTCCCTCGTCCTGCCCCACCGGGCGGCGGAGAGAAGGAGAAAAACCGTGCGCTACTTTCAGTACTTCAAACCCGGCCAGAAGATCCACCTCCGTTCCCTCTCCAGCGAAGCGGGAGATGACCGCCTGGAGGTCTTTACGGCCTATCTGCAGGAATGCGGCGCCGGCTATCTCGATCTCAACCTCCCCTACCGGTTTCAGGAAGGGGAAAACATCCCCTTCTCCGAGGGGATGCCCTTTGAAATCCTCTCCGACAGCATGGGGATGGGACTGCGCCTGACCGGCCGCTTTCGCGCCCAGAAGGGGCCGGACCAGATCCGGCTGAATCTCAACAACGATCTACAGATCTTCAAGCGCCGGGCCAGCGACCGCCAGGAAATCACCATCGGCCTGGGGTATACCAAGGGTCAGGGGGCATTGCGCACCTTTCGCGCCCAATGGGAAAAAAACATCCGGATCATCGCCGACGGCCGCAACCTCGACAAACTCCCCGCCTTCCCCCGCATTTCCGCCAACCTCAGCACCACCGGGATCCGCTTCGCCATTAAACTGCCGGTGGAGATCGCCGACCTCTGCATGCTCCTGATCAAACTCGACGAAACCCCGCCGATCTGCGCCCTCGCCGAAGTCGTCTGGCTCGCCGGGGAAGAAAAAGAGGGCCGGAAACTGGTCGGCATGCAGTTCATCAACATTCTCGAGGCGGACCAGAAACGCATCGGCGCCTTCGTCAAGGCATCCCTGCGCAAGAGCGTCCAGGAGCAGGAAAAAGCGGACTGAAACCCTCCCGCCGACCCCGGTCAATTTTCCGCTCCCCCCGCCGCCGTTTGGCGACCGCCCCTCTCAGTGACTTGGAGCCTGTCGGACTATTCGGGCCGAAGCGAAAAATTGGATATTTGAGGACAGATTCGAGTTCGTTTGAGAGCCAATAGTCGTCTCTATTGGTCGAAAAGGAGCTCGGATATGGACCAAATAGACGATTTTGCAGCCGGCTCATGGATAGTCCGACAGGCTCCTAGACAAGAGCGGACTGCGTTCGGGATGGGCGGAAGGGACGACACCGCCGGCGCGCAGACGCTGCAGGAAATCGCTGCGGGGAATCTCCTCGGCGCCGAGGGACGCCAGGTGCGCCGTCGGCAGCTGGCAGTCGATCAGCCCGACCCCCTCTTCCCGGAGGCGGCGCACCAGGGTCACGAACGCGACCTTGGACGCATCGGTCCGGCGATGGAACATCGACTCCCCGAAAAAACAGCGCCCCAGCGCCACCCCGTAGAGCCCCCCCACAAGATGTTCTCCCTGCCAGCACTCCACCGAATGAGCAAACCCCAGCGTATGAAGCCGCCGGTAGGCGTCGATCATGTCGCCACTGAGCCAGGTCCCCTCCCCTTTTTCCGTGCGCACCGCGCCGCAACCTTCGATGACCGCGTTGAAACAGCGATCGAAGGTCACAGCAAAGGTCCCGCGACGCAGCGTCCTGGCGAGGCGGTGCGAAACCCGCAGGCGGTCCGGTTCGAGGATGCAGCGCGGGTCCGGTGACCACCAGAGGATCGGGTCGGTTTCGTTGTACCAGGGGAAGATGCCGCTCGAATAGGCCAGGAGCAGACGTTCGGGGGAGAGTTCGCCGCCGACGGCAAGAAGCCCCTCCGGCTCGGCGAGCTCCGGAGGGGGGAAGACCAGCTGGCTGATGAGTTGATAGACGGGCATGGTGCGGGGCAAAAGTCCCTATTCCCCTTCGCTCCGGTAGGTGAAGACGAGTTTCTTGTCCCGCAGACCGATCCGGACCTCCCCTCCCCCCTTGAGGCGCCCGAAGAGGACTTCGTGAGCGATCACGTCGCTGATCTCCGTCTGGATCAGCCGCCCCAGCGGCCGGGCACCGAACACCGGGGAATAACCGCGCCGGGCCAGCTCGAGGCGGGCGGCGGCGGAGAGGAAGAGAAGGACCCGCCGCTGAACCAGACGCTCCTGGAGTTCCGCCACGAATTTGTCGACCACAAGGGCCATGACCTTCTCGCCGAGAGCCTGAAATGAGATGATGGCGTCGAGGCGGTTGCGGAATTCGGGGGAGAAGGCCTTTTCCACCGCCTGCCGGGGGGTGGCCGCCACGAGGTCGCCGAAGCCGATGGGGGTGGCGCTCATCTCCCGGGCCCCGGCGTTACTGGTCATGATCAGGACCAGATTGCGGAAATCGGCCTTCTTGCCGTTGTTGTCGGTCAGGGTTCCGTGATCCATGACCTGAAGGAGAATGCTGAAGACGTCGGGATGGGCCTTTTCGACCTCGTCGAGGAGGAGGACCGCATAGGGGTGCTTGACCACCGCATCAGTGAGGAGGCCCCCCTGGTCGAAGCCGACGTATCCGGGCGGGGCCCCGATCAGGCGCGCCACCGAGTGTTTCTCCATGTACTCGCTCATGTCGAAGCGAAGGAATTCGATCCCGAGGAGGGCCGCCAGCTGCCGCGCCACCTCAGTCTTGCCGACTCCCGTCGGGCCGATAAAGAGGAAGGAGCCCACCGGCTTTTCCGGATGGCCCAGTCCGGCCCGGGCGCGGAGGATGGAGCGGCTCAGGGCGTCGATGGCCGGGTCCTGGCCGAAGACCTTTTTCTTCAGGTCGCGGTCGAGGGTCTTCAGCCGCTGGCGGTCGGAACCGGAGACGGTCCGCTCGGGGATGCGAGCCATCCGGGCGACCATCGATTCGACCTCGGCGACACCGATGGTCTTCTTTTTCTGCGGATGGAGGCGGGCGTAGGCGCCCACCTCGTCGACGACGTCGACGGCCTTGTCGGGGAGATGCCGGTAATTGATGTGCCGGGCCGAAAGTTCGGCGGCGGCACGCAGCGCCTCATCGCGGTAACGAACCCCGTGGTGCTCCTCGTAATAGCCCTTGAGCCCCTTGAGAATGGCGTAGGTTTCCTCCACCGTCGGCTCGAGGATGTCGATTTTCTGAAAACGCCGCGACAGGGCCCGGTCCTTCTCGAAGAGGTTTTTGTATTCCTCGTAGGTGGTCGAACCGATGCAGCGCAGATCCCCCGAGGCCAGCACCGGCTTGAGGATGTTGGAGGCATCGAGGGAGCCGCCGCTGGTGGCGCCGGCACCGACGATGGTATGGATTTCGTCGATGAAAAGGATCGCCTCGGGGCGGCCGGCCAGGGCGCCGAGAACCCCCTTGAGCCGCTCCTCGAAGTCGCCGCGGAATTTGGTCCCGGCCAGAAGCGCCCCCATGTCGAGAGCATAGATCACGCTGTCGCGCATCAGTTCGGGAACTTCGCCGCGATGAATCATCAGCGCCAGCCCCTCGGCAAGAGCGGTCTTTCCGACGCCCGGTTCGCCGACGTAGATGGGGTTATTCTTGCGCCGCCGGCAGAGAACCTGAAGCGTCCGTTCCAGTTCCTCGGCGCGGCCGATGAGGGGATCGATCTTCCCCTGCCGGGCCCGTTCGAGGAGGTTGACGGTATAGGCCGTCAGGGGATTTCGGCCCGGAGCCGTTTTCGCCGGCGGGGCCTCCTCCTTGTCCGGAGTCGCCGGCTTTGGCGCGGGGGAAGAATCCTTGCCCACCTGGTGGGAGATAAAGTTGAGGACATCGAGGCGGCTGAGTCCCTGGCGTTCGAGAAAACTGGCGGCATGGGAGTTCTGCTCTTCGAGGATGGCCGCCAGAAGATCGCCGACGGTGATTTCCTTTTTCCCCGCCGCATGCATGTGCACCACCGTGCGCTGCAGGACCCGCTGCAGGCCGACGGTCTGCTCGGGGATAAACTCCTCGTCGCCGGGGAGGGTTTCCATCTGCAGGGAGAAGAAGTTTTCCAGTTCTTCCCTGAGGGCTTCGAGATCCCCGCCGCAGCGGGTGACGATCTCCTGACCGTGCTCCTCGAAGAGCATGGCAAAAAGAACGTGCTCCGTCGTCAGGTACTCGTGGTGACGGCGCTGTGCCTCCCGCACGGCCAATGAAAAGGCGATCTGCACATCCTGGCTGAACATCGGCTTTCTCTATCTCCCGGCCTCAGGCCTCTTCCAAGGTACACTTCAGGGGAAACCCCTCGGCCCTTGCCAGGCCATGCACCTTGACAACCTTGGTTTCTGCAATTTCAAAGGGATAGGTCCCGCAATAACCGATTCCCCGGACATGGATGTTGATCATGATCCGGTTGGCTTCCGGAGACGATTTGTGAAAAACGCTCTCCAGAACCTCCACCACGAACTCCATAGTGGTGTAATCGTCGTTATGCATCAGCACCTTGAACAACGGCGGCGACTCCCGCTGGATGCCGGTCTTCTCCGATACTTTTGGGGCCCCTGCCGGCGCAATCCTGCTCACATCCTGTCCCTCCGACCCGTAATCGTCATGTCGGCCATGGTAGCATATCCGGAGGGGAACTTCCAAGAGGGACAAATGCGTCCTCTTTCCCTTCCGCAACGTCCCAAGACATGTTATCGTTGCACCGTTATTCGGCCGCCGGCACCGGAAAGCCGACGGATGGGATTTTTTTCTACCAAGAGGTGAATGCATGCAGGACGGGCAATGGGGAAGGGACGGTGACCAGCTCGAACAAAAGGTCATGGAAATCATCAATCGGATCAAGGGGAAAAAACCTCCGGGAGCACTCTTTGCCGCCCTGGCGATCGTTTTGCTTCTCCTCTGGGGGGGGAGCAGCAGCTACTACAAGGTCAACACCGAAGAAACCGGGGTCATCCTGCGCTTCGGCAACTTTATCGGTTTTGCCGAATCGGGGCTGCACTTCAAACTCCCCTTCGGCATCGACACCGTCTACCTGGTGAAAACCGGACGGGTGCTGAAGGAGGAATTCGGCTTTCGCACCGTTCTGGCCGGGGTGCGCACCACTTACACCAAAAAAGATCTCGAGGATGAATCACTGACCCTGACCGGCGATCTCAACGTCAGCGACATCGAGTGGATCGTTCAGTATCAGATCGCCGACCCTTTCAAGTTCATCTTCGGCATCAAGTCCCCCGAAGAGACGATCCGCGATATCTCCGAGTCGGTGGTCCGCAAGGTGGTCGGCAACTCCAACGTCACCGACGTCCTCACCACCGACCGCGCCATGCTCGCCTCGGCCATCGAAACCGAGCTGCAGACGATCCTCAACAACTACGACATCGGTGTGCGGATCGTCACCGTCAAGTTCCAGGACGTCAATCCCCCCGATCCGGTCAAGGCCGCCTTCAACGAGGTCAACGAAGCGGAGCAGCAGAAGGAGAGCCTGATCTTCCAGGCCCGCGAGCAGTACAACCGCGAGATCCCCAAGGCCCGCGGGGTCGCCAACAGCACCATCCTCGAGGCCGAAGGGTATGCCGTGGAGCGCATCAACAAGGCCCAGGGGGAAACGCGCCGTTTTCTCGACCTCCTTACCGAATACCGCAAGGCCCCCGAGGTCACCCGCAAGCGTCTCTATCTCGAAACCCTCGAAGCGGTCCTCCCCCTACTCGATGAAATCTATGTCATGGACCCCAAGGGAACCAGCGCACTCCCCATCCTCCCCCTGAGGGGCACCCCGAAAGGAACGGCCCTGCAATGAAAAAACCGATACTGATTGCCCTCATCATTTTCATCGCTCTCCTTGCCAAGGGGAGCATGTTCGTGGTCGAAGAGGGGGAACAAGCCCTGGTCACCGAATTCGGCAAGCCCAAGGGGGATGTGCGCATGGCAGGACTGCACTTCAAGGTCCCGCTGATCCAGGAGGTTCACCGTTTTCAGCGCCGCATTCTCAAATGGGACGGCGACCCCAACCAGATCCCGACCAAGGACAAGCGATACATCTGGATCGACACCACGGCCCGCTGGCGCATCGCCGATCCCCTCCTCTTCTTCAAAACCGTCGCCACCGAACGCGGCGCTCTGAGCCGCCTCGACGACATCCTCGATTCCGTGGTGCGCGACGCGGTCTCCGGACACCTTCTGGTGGAACTGGTGCGGGGAAAAGACTACAAGGCGCCAGCCGGAGTCAAGGAGGTCATCGACTTCGAAGGGGCGGCGATCCCCGTCGACAAGCTCACCGGGCGGGAAGAGATCCTCGGTAGCCTGCTGAAAAAGGCCCAGGCGAGCACCCCGGAATACGGCATCGAACTCCTCGACGTGCAGATCAAGCGCATCAACTACGTCGAGCAGGTCCAGCAACGGGTCTACGAACGGATGATCTCCGAGCGCAAGAAGGTCGCCGCCGAATACCGTTCCGAAGGGGAAGGGGAAAAGGCCGAGATCCTCGGTCAGATGCTGAAGGAACTCAAGGAGATCGAATCGGGCGCCTATCGCACGGCGGTGGAAACCCGCGGCAAGGCCGACGCCACGGCGGCAGGGATTTATGCCTCCGCCTATGGCAGGGATACGGAGTTCTACTCCTTTTTACGCACCCTCGAATCGTACCAGAAGGCGATCAAGGAAAACACCCGCCTGGTCCTTTCCACGGATAACGAGTTCTACCACTATCTGCAAAAGGGGCGTTAAGCTGTCAGGGAGTGTCAATGGAGCGCTTCTTCTGTTCATTAAAATGGGGGAAGAGCCATTGACACTCCGCTGCCGTAACGATATTAGTTTAGGGCGCAGCGTCAATACATCATCATTCCCCGTTCATAGCCACCCTCCCGGAGTCTGAATGAACCCCGAAACACCGCAAATACTCGCCCGCATCACCGAGTACGGCGACCTGCTGGCGCCCCTGCTCCATCCTCTGCTGGCGCTGCTGGTTCTTTTCATGGTCTGGCGCATCTGGCGGGGGACCTCCGCCTCCCGGAAGGAGATGGTAAGTCTCAACGCACGCCTCGACCGGATCCTTGACGCCCTGGAAAAAAGGGGAGCGGCGGCCGCCCCGGCGACGCAGTCCGCCACCGCGCCGCTGGCCGCCGCCCCGACGGCCTCCACCAGGGGAGCGGAGGAAGAGATTCTCGCTCCGGCTCCCTTCGAGGAGGATCTGGATACCGCATTCACTGTTGGCGGGGGGGGATATTCCCCGGACTTCCCCGATGTCGGCGACCTCCCGGAGCTCGACGCCATCGAGCCCGAGCCGGCCGAGGAAACCATGGATCCCGAGGTTCCCCGGGAAAAGGAAGACGACATGTTCTCCTTCTCCCCCAATTTCGACTGGACCTCGGCCGGCGAAGGGGCCGCCGATGAACCCTTCGTCACCGGAGAAGCGGCAGGGACGGAAACCGGCGCATTCCCCTCCTTCGATTTTACAGAGCCGGAACCCGAGCCTGAACCGGAGCCCGAACCGGAGCCCGAACCCGAGCCCGAGCCGGAGCCCGAACCGGAGCCCGAACCGGAGCCGGAACCGGAACCGGAACCCGAACCCGAGCCGGAGCCGCCCGCCATCACCCGTCTGGAGGACGACCCCGCCCGCCCTGAGGTCAGTCTCGCCCGCTGCGGAGGATGCGGCCACAAACTCGCCTACAAAAAGGCCCTGACGGGGAAGCACGTCAAGTGCCCTTCCTGCAAAACCCCCTTCGTCCTCCCCTGAGGACGGCAGAAAGTCAAACGAAAAACGGCCGGATCCGAGCAGGGGTCCGGCCGTTTTTCGTTTTCCTCTCTCCGCCGTCCGGACCGACCGGGAAAGGGGACGGAAATCTTCCTTTAAATTGAGAAAGGTCAAGGCGCCGCCTATCCGAAGGTGCTCTACTTGCCCCTGCGACCTTTCAAGGAGAAGACCGATATGACCCACAGCGAACTGATCGTCACCGGACTGATCTGGATTCTCACCGCCGCCGGCCTCTTCTTCGGCCTGCGCGCCGCCCTGCGGCGCCGGAATAAACGCTGAGAAGAGCCGGCCGCCGGCAAACACTCCCCTCCCCTTTTGCTTTGCAACGGCACGGCGCTCCTGCTATTTTGGAGTCGGTTCTCCTTCCCCTCTCCTCTCGACCGGACGTTTTTGCCATGCGTATCCTTCACACCTCCGACTGGCATCTCGGCCGCCAGTTTCACAACGTTTCGCTCCTCGACGACCAGCGCCTGGCCTTGGAGCAGATCATCGGCATTATTGGCAGCCGACAAATCGATGTCGTCGTGGTGGCCGGCGACATCTACGACCGTTCGGTCCCTCCGGCACAGGCGGTGGAACTTCTCGACGCCACCGTACACCGCATCTGTGACGAACTGCAGGTGCCGCTCATCCTCCTGGCCGGCAACCACGACGGCCCCCAGCGCCTCGGCTTTGCCTCCCGACAGCTCTCCGGCGCCGGGCTGCACATGGTCGGGCCCCTCTGGAGCGTGCCGCAACCGATCCTGATCAAGGGGGATGACGGCGAGGTGGCCTTCTATCCCATCCCTTACGCCGACCCGGCCACGGTGCGCCATGTGCATGGCGTGGAGGTGTCCAGCCACGAAGAGGCGATGGCCTACCTGCTCGACCAGGTGCTTCAGGACAACGGACCCACACGCCCCTGCGTGGTGATCGCCCACTGTTTTCTCGCCGGAGGCGAGGTCTCCGAGTCGGAGCGGCCCCTCTCCATCGGCGGGGCCGACCAGGTTTCCCCGGAGCATTTCCGCCCCTTCAGCTACGCCGCCCTCGGTCACCTCCACGGCCCCCAGTTCCGGGGTGCGCCGCACATCCGCTACTCGGGTTCTCCCCTCAAATACTCCTTCTCCGAAGAGCGCCAGCGCAAGTCCGTCACCCTGGTCGAACTCGATGC
This region includes:
- a CDS encoding exonuclease SbcCD subunit D, which codes for MRILHTSDWHLGRQFHNVSLLDDQRLALEQIIGIIGSRQIDVVVVAGDIYDRSVPPAQAVELLDATVHRICDELQVPLILLAGNHDGPQRLGFASRQLSGAGLHMVGPLWSVPQPILIKGDDGEVAFYPIPYADPATVRHVHGVEVSSHEEAMAYLLDQVLQDNGPTRPCVVIAHCFLAGGEVSESERPLSIGGADQVSPEHFRPFSYAALGHLHGPQFRGAPHIRYSGSPLKYSFSEERQRKSVTLVELDAEGKAAIEQIPLQPRHNMRTLEGSLDALLAAGKDDPHRDDYLLVRLTDTHAILDVMSKLREIYPNVLHLERPGLMARGDGLEVNCDRLKKGELAMFEDFFVQVTGDPLSPEQRQIIADTLDDLHRQES
- the hflK gene encoding FtsH protease activity modulator HflK produces the protein MQDGQWGRDGDQLEQKVMEIINRIKGKKPPGALFAALAIVLLLLWGGSSSYYKVNTEETGVILRFGNFIGFAESGLHFKLPFGIDTVYLVKTGRVLKEEFGFRTVLAGVRTTYTKKDLEDESLTLTGDLNVSDIEWIVQYQIADPFKFIFGIKSPEETIRDISESVVRKVVGNSNVTDVLTTDRAMLASAIETELQTILNNYDIGVRIVTVKFQDVNPPDPVKAAFNEVNEAEQQKESLIFQAREQYNREIPKARGVANSTILEAEGYAVERINKAQGETRRFLDLLTEYRKAPEVTRKRLYLETLEAVLPLLDEIYVMDPKGTSALPILPLRGTPKGTALQ
- the hflC gene encoding protease modulator HflC: MKKPILIALIIFIALLAKGSMFVVEEGEQALVTEFGKPKGDVRMAGLHFKVPLIQEVHRFQRRILKWDGDPNQIPTKDKRYIWIDTTARWRIADPLLFFKTVATERGALSRLDDILDSVVRDAVSGHLLVELVRGKDYKAPAGVKEVIDFEGAAIPVDKLTGREEILGSLLKKAQASTPEYGIELLDVQIKRINYVEQVQQRVYERMISERKKVAAEYRSEGEGEKAEILGQMLKELKEIESGAYRTAVETRGKADATAAGIYASAYGRDTEFYSFLRTLESYQKAIKENTRLVLSTDNEFYHYLQKGR